One Delphinus delphis chromosome 3, mDelDel1.2, whole genome shotgun sequence genomic region harbors:
- the NR2F6 gene encoding nuclear receptor subfamily 2 group F member 6 translates to MAMVTGGWGGPGGGGGDTNGVDKAGGYPRAAEEDSASPPGAASDAEQGDEERPGLQVDCVVCGDKSSGKHYGVFTCEGCKSFFKRSIRRNLSYTCRSNRDCQIDQHHRNQCQYCRLKKCFRVGMRKEAVQRGRIPHSLPGAVAASSGSPPGSALAAAGGDLFPGQPVSELIAQLLRAEPYPAAAGRFGAGAAGAFGAGGGAAGAVLGIDNVCELAARLLFSTVEWARHAPFFPELPVADQVALLRLSWSELFVLNAAQAALPLHTAPLLAAAGLHAAPMAAERAVAFMDQVRAFQEQVDKLGRLQVDSAEYGCLKAIALFTPDACGLSDPAHVESLQEKAQVALTEYVRAQYPSQPQRFGRLLLRLPALRAVPASLISQLFFMRLVGKTPIETLIRDMLLSGSTFNWPYGSGQ, encoded by the exons ATGGCCATGGTGACCGGCGGCTGGGGCGGCcccggtggcggcggcggcgacaCGAACGGCGTGGATAAGGCGGGCGGCTACCCGCGCGCGGCGGAGGAAGACTCGGCCTCACCCCCCGGCGCCGCCAGCGACGCTGAGCAAGGCGACGAGGAGCGGCCGGGGCTGCAGGTGGACTGCGTGGTGTGCGGGGACAAGTCGAGCGGCAAGCACTACGGCGTCTTCACCTGCGAGGGCTGCAAGAGCTTCTTCAAGCGGAGCATCCGCCGCAACCTAAGCTACACCTGCCG GTCCAACCGTGACTGCCAGATTGACCAGCATCACCGGAACCAGTGCCAGTACTGCCGCCTCAAGAAGTGTTTCCGGGTGGGCATGAGGAAGGAGG CGGTGCAGCGCGGCCGCATTCCGCACTCGCTGCCTGGCGCCGTGGCAGCCTCCTCGGGCAGCCCCCCGGGCTCTGCGCTGGCGGCGGCCGGCGGAGACCTCTTCCCGGGGCAGCCGGTGTCGGAGCTGATCGCGCAGCTGCTGCGCGCCGAGCCCTACCCTGCGGCGGCTGGGCGCTTCGGCGCGGGCGCAGCGGGCGCGTTCGGCGCAGGGGGCGGCGCAGCGGGCGCGGTGCTGGGCATCGACAACGTGTGCGAGCTGGCTGCGCGGCTGCTCTTCAGCACCGTGGAGTGGGCGCGCCACGCGCCCTTCTTCCCCGAGCTGCCGGTGGCTGACCAGGTGGCGCTGCTGCGCCTCAGCTGGAGCGAGCTCTTCGTGCTGAACGCGGCGCAGGCGGCGCTGCCCCTGCACACGGCGCCGCTGCTGGCCGCTGCCGGCCTGCACGCTGCACCCATGGCCGCCGAGCGCGCCGTGGCCTTCATGGACCAGGTGCGCGCCTTCCAGGAGCAGGTGGACAAGCTGGGCCGCCTGCAGGTCGACTCGGCGGAGTACGGCTGCCTCAAGGCCATCGCGCTCTTCACGCCTG ATGCCTGTGGCCTCTCAGACCCAGCGCACGTGGAGAGCCTGCAGGAGAAGGCCCAGGTGGCCCTCACCGAGTATGTGCGGGCCCAGTACCCATCACAGCCCCAGCGCTTTGGGCGCCTGCTGCTGCGGCTCCCTGCCCTGCGTGCCGTCCCCGCCTCCCTCATCTCCCAGCTGTTCTTCATGCGCCTGGTGGGCAAGACACCCATTGAGACGCTGATCCGAGACATGCTGCTGTCGGGAAGTACCTTCAACTGGCCCTACGGCTCGGGCCAGTGA
- the OCEL1 gene encoding occludin/ELL domain-containing protein 1 isoform X2, which translates to MPTREAPQTRGSRGNLQTRPPGPGPPRLVPGGLEPSAPRPLCQPQPGAHGTRPKKIIFEDELPSRTLLGSKKSVRAVPGGHGPRPHPVPDYELKYPPVSNEKDRSRYAAVFQDQYPEFLELQQEVGSAQAKLQQLEALLNSLPPPRSQKEAHVAARVWREFEKKQLPSLISDAFALEAEI; encoded by the exons ATGCCCACCCGGGAGGCCCCGCAGACCCGCGGCTCCCGGGGGAACTTGCAAACCCGCCCTCCTGGCCCTGGTCCCCCG CGACTGGTGCCTGGAGGCCTCGAACCCAGCGCGCCCCGCCCTCTGTGCCAGCCTCAGCCCGGAGCACACGGGACAAGGCCCAAGAAGATTATATTTGAGGATGAGCTGCCCTCCCGGACCCTCCTGGGCTCCAAGAAGTCTGTTAGAGCCGTCCCCGGGGGACATGGGCCTAGGCCCCACCCCGTGCCTGACTATGAGCT TAAGTATCCACCAGTGAGCAACGAGAAGGATCGGAGCCGCTATGCTGCAGTGTTCCAGGACCAGTACCCAGAGTTCTTGGAGCTTCAGCAGGAGGTGGGCTCTGCACAGGCAAAGCTCCAGCAGCTGGAGGCCCTGCTGAACTCACTGCCCCCACCCCGAAGCCAG AAGGAGGCCCATGTTGCTGCCCGTGTCTGGAGGGAATTTGAGAAGAAGCAGTTG CCGTCCCTGATTTCAGATGCCTTCGCCCTTGAGGCTGAGATCTGA
- the OCEL1 gene encoding occludin/ELL domain-containing protein 1 isoform X1, producing the protein MPTREAPQTRGSRGNLQTRPPGPGPPRLVPGGLEPSAPRPLCQPQPGAHGTRPKKIIFEDELPSRTLLGSKKSVRAVPGGHGPRPHPVPDYELKYPPVSNEKDRSRYAAVFQDQYPEFLELQQEVGSAQAKLQQLEALLNSLPPPRSQKEAHVAARVWREFEKKQLDPSFLDKQARCHYLKGKLRHLKTQIQKFDDQGDSEGSVYF; encoded by the exons ATGCCCACCCGGGAGGCCCCGCAGACCCGCGGCTCCCGGGGGAACTTGCAAACCCGCCCTCCTGGCCCTGGTCCCCCG CGACTGGTGCCTGGAGGCCTCGAACCCAGCGCGCCCCGCCCTCTGTGCCAGCCTCAGCCCGGAGCACACGGGACAAGGCCCAAGAAGATTATATTTGAGGATGAGCTGCCCTCCCGGACCCTCCTGGGCTCCAAGAAGTCTGTTAGAGCCGTCCCCGGGGGACATGGGCCTAGGCCCCACCCCGTGCCTGACTATGAGCT TAAGTATCCACCAGTGAGCAACGAGAAGGATCGGAGCCGCTATGCTGCAGTGTTCCAGGACCAGTACCCAGAGTTCTTGGAGCTTCAGCAGGAGGTGGGCTCTGCACAGGCAAAGCTCCAGCAGCTGGAGGCCCTGCTGAACTCACTGCCCCCACCCCGAAGCCAG AAGGAGGCCCATGTTGCTGCCCGTGTCTGGAGGGAATTTGAGAAGAAGCAGTTG GACCCCAGCTTCCTGGACAAGCAGGCTCGCTGCCACTACCTGAAGGGCAAACTAAGGCACCTCAAGACTCAGATCCAGAAATTCGATGACCAGGGAGACAGCGAGGGCTCTGTGTACTTCTGA